TTGTACCAAAAAGGGGGTGGACGGTAAAATTGGATAGCTTTACCTTTCCAATTTATAGCCGCGCTATCGAAATTTACGAAGGCAACAAAGTTGAAGTGGTTGGTAAAGACATCCTGATTAATGGTAAAAAAGCAGATAGCTATACCTTTAAAATGAATTACTATTTCATGATGGGCGATAACCGCCATAACTCTGAAGATTCACGTTTCTGGGGTTTTGTTCCCGAAGATCATATTGTTGGCAAAGCCCTGTTTATCTGGATGAGTGTTGATGACCAGGCCAGCTTCCTGCACAAGATTAGGTGGAGCAGGTTGTTTAATGTTATTAGATAGGGACTAAAGTCAAAATTCAAAAGGAAAAATTCAAAAAAAGGGCAGTAAGCTAATTGGTTTACTGCCTTTTTTGTTTTTTATAATATAAACGATTGAATAAGCTGAATTAGACTTACGAAGTATGCGGCTTGCCTTTGGCCTTTCACCTTTTACCTTTCGCCTAAAATCCGTCCAGTTCCTGCAAAAGCTCCAGGCCTGCTTCCCATGTTCCTAAACCAGATGCCGCGTTAATATGGCTGGCATCGCCTATATTCACCAACTTACTGCCCCAGGAATCGGCAAATAGTTGGGCACGCTCGGGCGTTACATAAAAATCATTGGTACTCATTACCGTGGTGCTTTTAAATGGCAGCTTTATCAGCGGCACGGGTGCAAAGCCGGTTGTTCCGGCCGGGTAGCTTTGGGCTTCTGTGTCGCTTGGGGCAACCAGCAGGGCAGCTTTAATGGCTACATTATATTCCTTTGCCCAGTAGGCTATAGTGGCGCAGGCCAGGCTGTGGCCTACCAATATCACATCTTTAGGATCATGTCTGTCTACATAAGCCTGCAGGGTAGTTATCCAATCGGCACAAACGGGTGTTTCCCAGTCCTGCTGTTCAACGCGGATGAAACCAAACTGCTTTTCCCAAAGCGATTGCCAATGCTGCGGCCCTGAATTACCCAGGCCTGGAATTATGAGGATAGTTGATTTAAACATGATTTTACAAGATTAACAGGCTTTTTGAAAGCTTAACGCCGCGTTCCAACTCTCCCTTCAGGAGGCTGGGGGGCTTCCGCCGCTTTTTTAATTTCCTGGTTACGTTGTTTCAGCAAGCGGGTCATATATCGTTCCAAAAACAGGAAGTTAGCTATAATTCCTAAAAATCCCAAGGGGGCGTCAAACATAAAAATATCCTTCATCAGGGTTTGGTTATTGATGGGATAAAAATAATGTTCGTGGCGGAAGGCTTTAAATGCTCCCCGAACCATTTCATCGGTGAAGTATTTGGGATAATCCATTTCGGTAACCTTCGAGGTTAAGGTTTGCCAGATGCCGAAGTGCTTTGCCCGCCAGGTAACGGTTTCGCCCAGTTCAATAAGGCCGCTGGTACGCCCGGCTACGGCCGTTTCGCCGCTTTGCTGCATCGAATCTACATGCATATCAATGCTCCGGGCCAAATCGAAACACCGGGCAACGGGGGCGTTAATGTGGGTGGCTAATTCGATAATGGGCATGGTAAATAAAATTAAGCCATCATGTCATTGCGAGGTACGAAGCAATCGCGAATTTGCAAAGCGGAAATGCAAAGTTTGCGATTGCCACGTCGTTCCTCCTCGCAATGACATGTTTTTTTTCAACAGAAACCCTGATTAAAATTCCGCATTCTTTGGGAACCTTGGGAAAGGGATCACGTCGCGGATGTTGCCCATGCCGGTAACAAATAGCACCAGGCGCTCAAAGCCTAAACCAAAACCTGAGTGAGGGCACGAGCCAAAGCGGCGGGTATCCAGGTACCACCAAAGTTCGTCTTTAGGGATGCCCATTTCGTCCATGCGTTTCTCTAACAAATCCAAACGCTCTTCACGTTGCGAACCGCCTACAATCTCGCCTATACCCGGGAAAAGGATATCCATAGCGGCTACCGTTTTGCCATCGTCATTCTGGCGCATGTAAAACGATTTGATCTCTTTAGGGTAATCGGTCAGGATCACCGGTTTTTTAAAGTGTTTCTCAACCAGGTAGCGCTCGTGCTCGCTTTGCAGGTCGGTACCCCAGCCTTCAACTATATATTGGAATTTTTTCTTTTTATTCGGCGTCGATTCTTTTAATATCCCGATAGCCTCGGTATAGGTAAGGCGTTCAAAATCGTTATCTAAGCAAAAGTTCAGCTTCTCTAACAAAGTCATGTCAGATCGTTCGTTCTGTGGTTTTTGCTTTTCTTCTTCGGCCAGGCGCTGGGATAAAAACTCAATATCATCCGGGTTTTTATCCAGGGCAAATTTGATCACGTATTTCAGCATGTCCTCGGCAAGGTCCATGTTATCGCGCAGGTCGTTAAAGGCTACTTCCGGCTCAATCATCCAAAACTCGGCCAGGTGGCGGGTAGTGTTTGAGTTTTCGGCACGGAATGTTGGTCCGAAGGTGTAAATATCGCTCAGGGCCATAGCACCCAGCTCGCCTTCCAGCTGACCGGATACGGTAAGGTTGGTTGATTTGCCGAAAAAGTCCTGTTTGTAATCTACCTCGCCGGTATCGGTTTTAGGTACGTTGTTCAGGTCGAAGTTGGTTACGTGAAAAGCTTCGCCTGCGCCTTCGGCATCTGATTGTGTGATAACCGGTGTATGCAGGTAAATAAAGCCACGCTCCTGGAAAAACTGGTGTACCGCGAATGCCAGGCTGTTACGCAGGCGGAATATCGACCCAAACGTACTGGTACGGAAACGCAGGTGCGCGTTTTCTCTTAAAAACTCCAGGCTGTGTTTTTTGGGCTGGATAGGATATTTTTCGGGATCGCTGTCGCCTAAAATTTCGATATCCTGCGCTATAACTTCAACTGTTTGGCCTTTGCCTAACGAAGCGATGAGTTTACCCGATACACTTAGTGCCGCGCCAACTGTAATGCGTTTTAGCAATGCAGGGTCGGTGTTTTCAAAATCAACAACAATCTGGATGTTATTATTAGTTGAGCCATCATTCAAAGCAATAAAACGATTTGACCGGAAGGCGCGAACCCATCCTTTAACTGTTACATCAATATCCGTTTGCTGGCTTTGCAGCAATGCTTTGATCTTTGTGCGCTGACTCATAATAAGTATAAATTTTAGAGCCGCAAAAATACAATTAATTCTGTAACCGCACTTTGAATTTTCCGTTTAAAAAGCGTATACTGTCTGGTTGTCCGGGGCCGCCGGTACCGGTTGTCCGGGTAAAATGAAGCTCAAAAAAGCCCTGGATTATCTTGTCACTTTCATTGGCTCCAAACACGGCGATGGTGCTGCCCTGTGTTAAGCTGAGTTTATAGTTGCTTACGGTGGCGTTGTTTTTAATAAATGTATAATAAGCCTCGTTGCTTTTTAATTCGTAATAGCCCAGGCCATCAAACCGTATTTTAAAACCAAACCGCTCCTCGGTACCTGCGATAGTATTACTGCCCGATATAATGAAGGTATCTTGTTTAATGGTTGAATTTGAAGGAGGAATATTCCAGGCTTCCCCGTTTTTATCGGCAAGGATAAAATCCTTGTATACCGGGAAATCGCAGCACTTTTTTTTAGCGCACGAGCTCAAAAGCAATAGGGTGGCGCAAAAAAATGAAAGCAGGCATTTTTTCATAACGGTGAAACAAAAACGGGTGGCAGCAAAAGGTTTACTAAAGATATGTAAATTATTGGGTAAGCTTTTAAATAGGAGCGTTAATCAAATTGTGGCTAAATGAATATTGTTGAAGTTGATAGCCTTATATCCGTTAATTAAACTAAAGCCAACTTTTGTTGAATCGCTGCCGGGGCTCTTTTAGGGCTGTCATGTGCCCGCATCTTTTGGATCTTATCAATAAAATAAAAGAGGATGTTATTTTCGCCTCCGGCCCGGTAATTACATTTTCTTTTATTAAGAAATGTGTAAACGCTGCAACTTAACACTAATAGTATTTAATATTTAACATTTTTTAACATCTCGCCGGGCAATAAGTTGATGTCTTTTAATAAATTTACAATACAAAATATTTGTAACGGATTTAATACAAATTAACAGTATCATATTTTTTAATCAATTTGATTTTTAGAATTTATTTTGGTGCTGGTTAAACCTTTGGTAACATAAATTAGTCTAATATTATTGTTGCCAAATAATAAATTGTTTTGTGGGTTTTAAACCCGATGTATTATTAAAAAAGCACTGCAAAAAAAAATATAATTTGTTTTTTAATGTAGAATTTGTTTTATTTGACGTAACAATTTTTTTACCCTAACGAGCACGCTATAGAATATACTTTACTTTTTAAGAGTTTAACTAAAAATTAAGTTTAAAGTAGTACTTTCTATGGATTTTCAATTGAATAGTGATCAGGATCTAATCCATCTATACATTGCCGGTGATGAAGCGGGGCTTGTAGAATTGATCAGGCGTTACCAATCAAAAATATACACCTCTATTTATTTGCTGGTAAAGGATGAATACCTTGCCGAGGATATTTTTCAGGATACTTTTATAAAAGTGATAAATACCCTTAAAGCCGGAAAGTACAACGAAGAAGGTAAGTTTTTGCCCTGGGTTACCCGCATTGCACATAATTTGGTTATCGACCATTTTCGCCGTGAAAAACGCGCACCAATGGTGAGCAATGGCGACGATTTTGATATTTTTGAGGTGCTTGGTAATTACGATGAAAGTACTGAAGATAAGATGGTTAGGGAGCAAACCTATAAGGACCTTAAAGGTTTGATCCAGCTTTTGCC
The genomic region above belongs to Mucilaginibacter sp. KACC 22773 and contains:
- a CDS encoding RNA polymerase sigma factor; this translates as MDFQLNSDQDLIHLYIAGDEAGLVELIRRYQSKIYTSIYLLVKDEYLAEDIFQDTFIKVINTLKAGKYNEEGKFLPWVTRIAHNLVIDHFRREKRAPMVSNGDDFDIFEVLGNYDESTEDKMVREQTYKDLKGLIQLLPSEQKEVLIMRHFGDMSFKEIADITDVSINTALGRMRYALNNLRKMMQGRELSLKN
- the asnS gene encoding asparagine--tRNA ligase; this translates as MSQRTKIKALLQSQQTDIDVTVKGWVRAFRSNRFIALNDGSTNNNIQIVVDFENTDPALLKRITVGAALSVSGKLIASLGKGQTVEVIAQDIEILGDSDPEKYPIQPKKHSLEFLRENAHLRFRTSTFGSIFRLRNSLAFAVHQFFQERGFIYLHTPVITQSDAEGAGEAFHVTNFDLNNVPKTDTGEVDYKQDFFGKSTNLTVSGQLEGELGAMALSDIYTFGPTFRAENSNTTRHLAEFWMIEPEVAFNDLRDNMDLAEDMLKYVIKFALDKNPDDIEFLSQRLAEEEKQKPQNERSDMTLLEKLNFCLDNDFERLTYTEAIGILKESTPNKKKKFQYIVEGWGTDLQSEHERYLVEKHFKKPVILTDYPKEIKSFYMRQNDDGKTVAAMDILFPGIGEIVGGSQREERLDLLEKRMDEMGIPKDELWWYLDTRRFGSCPHSGFGLGFERLVLFVTGMGNIRDVIPFPRFPKNAEF
- a CDS encoding RBBP9/YdeN family alpha/beta hydrolase; its protein translation is MFKSTILIIPGLGNSGPQHWQSLWEKQFGFIRVEQQDWETPVCADWITTLQAYVDRHDPKDVILVGHSLACATIAYWAKEYNVAIKAALLVAPSDTEAQSYPAGTTGFAPVPLIKLPFKSTTVMSTNDFYVTPERAQLFADSWGSKLVNIGDASHINAASGLGTWEAGLELLQELDGF
- a CDS encoding SRPBCC family protein translates to MPIIELATHINAPVARCFDLARSIDMHVDSMQQSGETAVAGRTSGLIELGETVTWRAKHFGIWQTLTSKVTEMDYPKYFTDEMVRGAFKAFRHEHYFYPINNQTLMKDIFMFDAPLGFLGIIANFLFLERYMTRLLKQRNQEIKKAAEAPQPPEGRVGTRR